A genomic region of Mycobacterium senriense contains the following coding sequences:
- a CDS encoding AAA family ATPase: MNRTEDELSDLTAEPAGGAEAHRRPITDVGTWLESVDGGVRPALRALGELLVGVAEHSGAEKPVNADQFTARCLGVAGCGQLVDEERGLNPLSWFTVALALAEWIDKYARVCQVGPGEYADPPRWTQTRIGGQDYRHPLCLRVYFPAGTLLDDAGCVIALQGRQSMLRSVGVSAYVAPANQDRARVLLDGLAERANELNPYRGHAVRATHTAGLTLTVIDLPSTATRENVIVADQVWTEIDLGVRAVRDRHDLLNAHSLGARRGVLLCGPPGTGKSAVSAVVACEVVGEFTVIYLEAKAGTQLLSAVVEEAQHLGGPVLLVLEDIDLWCRDRSTGGAGLSELLQAMDIQPDARILTLASTNDAATLDQAAIRTGRFDSIVEVGYPNPTDSARILAALIRDLPGGRAVDCAGVVAALPERTSGSDIREIVRRAVLAGHDRRVSTATLLAEVGSGRYRPTIPEGMYL; this comes from the coding sequence ATGAACCGAACTGAGGACGAACTGAGCGACCTGACCGCGGAGCCTGCGGGCGGCGCGGAGGCGCATCGGCGACCTATTACCGACGTCGGCACGTGGCTGGAGAGCGTCGACGGTGGTGTGCGGCCCGCGCTGCGCGCCCTGGGCGAGCTGCTGGTCGGTGTCGCTGAGCACAGTGGCGCCGAGAAACCGGTGAACGCCGATCAGTTCACCGCCCGCTGTCTGGGAGTGGCGGGCTGCGGGCAACTGGTTGACGAGGAACGCGGCCTTAACCCGTTGTCGTGGTTCACCGTCGCGCTGGCGCTGGCCGAGTGGATCGATAAGTATGCGCGGGTTTGTCAGGTCGGTCCCGGTGAGTACGCCGACCCGCCGAGGTGGACGCAGACCCGGATCGGCGGTCAGGACTACCGCCACCCGCTATGTTTGCGGGTGTATTTTCCCGCAGGGACGCTGCTCGACGATGCCGGGTGTGTGATCGCCCTGCAGGGCCGGCAGAGCATGCTGCGGTCGGTCGGTGTGAGCGCCTACGTGGCGCCGGCCAACCAGGACCGCGCCCGCGTGCTTTTGGACGGGCTCGCTGAACGCGCCAACGAGCTCAATCCTTACCGGGGCCACGCGGTGCGCGCCACCCACACCGCCGGACTGACATTGACCGTCATCGACTTGCCCTCGACCGCGACCCGAGAGAACGTCATTGTCGCCGACCAGGTGTGGACTGAAATCGATCTCGGCGTCCGCGCGGTGCGAGACCGCCACGACCTGCTCAACGCCCACAGCCTCGGTGCGCGCCGTGGTGTGCTGTTGTGCGGTCCGCCAGGCACCGGGAAATCGGCCGTGAGCGCCGTCGTGGCTTGCGAGGTCGTCGGGGAATTCACCGTTATCTACCTCGAGGCCAAAGCCGGTACCCAGCTGCTCAGCGCCGTCGTGGAGGAAGCGCAGCACCTCGGCGGCCCGGTGCTGCTCGTGCTCGAAGACATTGACCTGTGGTGCCGAGACCGCAGCACCGGCGGTGCCGGGTTGTCGGAATTGTTGCAGGCCATGGACATTCAGCCCGACGCCCGCATCCTGACGCTGGCGTCCACCAACGACGCCGCCACTTTGGACCAGGCGGCCATTCGCACCGGGCGGTTCGACTCCATCGTCGAAGTCGGCTATCCGAACCCAACTGATTCCGCCCGGATTTTGGCGGCGCTGATCCGTGATCTGCCTGGCGGCCGCGCGGTCGACTGTGCGGGTGTGGTGGCGGCGCTTCCCGAGCGCACCAGCGGCAGCGACATCCGTGAGATCGTGCGCCGTGCCGTGCTGGCCGGTCATGACAGACGCGTTAGCACCGCAACGCTTTTGGCGGAGGTGGGCAGCGGGCGCTACCGCCCCACGATTCCTGAAGGGATGTACCTCTAG
- a CDS encoding Fic family protein produces MPLTPGYGETPLPHDELTALLPEVVEVLDKPVTRAAVYDLEQGLQDRLFDELMPSALDGSLPLNELLSDYFVRGLHARLFGPVWNWAGRWRRLELNIGVAPEQIAVKLRNALDTIAYRWERTEDWTPRQLGIVVHAETVRIHPFVDGNGRTTRFLADLVFAAAQNPTQLQYDWDLDKTRYIELLRAYDGHRDVADLAAFIGVEPIEP; encoded by the coding sequence ATGCCGCTGACGCCGGGCTACGGTGAGACTCCACTTCCGCATGACGAACTCACTGCCCTGCTCCCGGAGGTCGTCGAGGTCCTGGACAAGCCGGTCACGCGCGCTGCCGTCTATGATCTCGAACAGGGTCTTCAGGATCGGCTGTTCGATGAACTGATGCCGTCGGCGCTCGACGGCTCGTTGCCGCTCAATGAGCTTCTCAGCGACTACTTCGTGCGCGGTCTCCATGCGCGACTGTTCGGCCCGGTATGGAACTGGGCCGGTCGGTGGCGGCGATTAGAGCTCAACATCGGCGTCGCGCCTGAGCAGATTGCCGTTAAGCTGCGAAACGCGCTCGACACTATTGCTTACCGGTGGGAACGAACCGAGGACTGGACGCCTCGGCAATTGGGTATCGTCGTGCATGCCGAAACCGTGCGAATCCATCCTTTCGTGGACGGAAATGGGCGCACCACAAGGTTTCTCGCTGACCTCGTGTTCGCGGCAGCTCAGAATCCCACCCAGTTGCAGTACGACTGGGACCTTGACAAGACGCGGTATATCGAGCTGCTTCGGGCCTACGACGGACACCGCGACGTGGCCGATCTAGCGGCTTTCATTGGTGTGGAGCCTATCGAGCCCTAA